A DNA window from Paenibacillus antri contains the following coding sequences:
- a CDS encoding sporulation protein — protein sequence MSFFNRMMASIGIGSAQVDTLLEKQRYEPGETLRGVVKVKGGNVEQQVDTIYISVMTQYVKEVDDRKVYQSAEISKVRVSEPFRLQPGEAKEIPFSFALPLSTPLTVGRTPVWLKTGLDIKSAVDPTDDDKIEVVPNAGMRAVLDGIDELGFRLRNADCEYAPRFGYGAFVQELEFVPVSGSYRGRLDELEVILSPQASSIDLFLQVDRRARGLGGLFAEAMDMDETNVRCSIDAGTLSRGPSAVAAAIDSVIRRYA from the coding sequence ATGTCGTTTTTCAATCGCATGATGGCGAGCATCGGCATCGGCTCTGCGCAAGTGGATACGCTCTTGGAGAAGCAGCGTTACGAGCCGGGCGAGACGCTGCGTGGCGTCGTGAAGGTCAAGGGCGGCAACGTGGAGCAACAAGTGGACACCATATACATCTCAGTGATGACGCAATACGTGAAGGAAGTCGACGACCGGAAGGTGTATCAGAGCGCGGAAATTTCGAAGGTACGCGTATCCGAGCCGTTCCGTCTGCAGCCGGGCGAGGCGAAGGAGATCCCGTTCTCGTTCGCGCTGCCGCTGTCGACGCCGCTTACGGTCGGCCGCACGCCGGTGTGGTTGAAGACCGGGCTCGACATTAAGTCCGCCGTCGATCCGACGGATGACGACAAGATCGAAGTCGTGCCGAACGCCGGTATGCGAGCGGTGCTCGACGGCATCGACGAGCTCGGCTTCCGGCTCCGGAACGCGGACTGCGAATACGCGCCGCGCTTCGGCTACGGGGCCTTCGTGCAGGAGCTTGAATTCGTGCCGGTATCCGGATCGTATCGCGGCCGGCTCGACGAGCTGGAAGTCATCCTGTCGCCGCAAGCGTCGTCGATCGACTTGTTTCTGCAGGTCGACCGTCGCGCGCGCGGCCTCGGCGGCTTGTTCGCCGAAGCGATGGACATGGACGAGACGAACGTCCGCTGCTCCATCGACGCCGGCACGCTGTCGCGCGGCCCGAGCGCCGTCGCCGCGGCGATCGACTCCGTTATCCGTCGATACGCGTAA